In Monodelphis domestica isolate mMonDom1 chromosome 3, mMonDom1.pri, whole genome shotgun sequence, the following proteins share a genomic window:
- the LOC103101350 gene encoding zinc finger protein OZF-like isoform X3 yields the protein MNEVAHDFIFSEICNATIKEIKNPKTDYEFDETATKFSQYTVLNQYIKFTLGNDCCHDSKHRKCFPEEVGLVQSPEKPEMPMYQGNVGGMAFGWSSDLIRHAKNKGVKIHSVSDNGGRPFNQNSEFAAHQRIYTREKPYDCKQCGKAFTEKGSLAAHQRIHTGEKPYECKHCGKFFRQRGSLTVHQRIHTGEKPYECKHCRKAFTWKDSLVAHQSIHTGEKLYECKNCGKAFTRRASLAKHQNIHNEEKPYECKQCGKAFKEKGSLAAHQRIHTGEKPYECKHCGKFFTQRSSLAKHQRIHTGEKPYECKQCGKAFTLKYSLFAHQSIHTGEKLYDCKQCGKAFTCRASLAKHQSIHIGKKPYECKQCGKAFKDRCHLAAHQRIHTGEKPYECKQCGKAFKERGHLATHQRIHTGEKPYECKHCGMAFLWMDSLVAHQSIHTGEKPYECKQCGKAFTRRGSLAKHQSIHTGEKPYECKQCGKAFTLRSNLARHQKIHTGEKPYKCKQCGKVFTWKESFSRHQTIHTEEKLYCRG from the coding sequence ATGAATGAGGTTGCCCATGACTTCATTTTTAGCGAAATCTGTAATGCTactattaaagaaattaaaaatccaaagACTGACTATGAATTTGATGAAACTGCCACAAAATTCAGCCAATATACAGTCCTCAATCAGTATATTAAATTTACCTTAGGAAATGACTGTTGTCATGATAGTAAACATAGGAAATGCTTTCCTGAAGAAGTAGGACTTGTTCAGTCACCTGAGAAACCTGAAATGCCCATGTATCAAGGTAACGTAGGAGGAATGGCTTTTGGCTGGAGTTCAGACCTCATTAGACATGCAAAAAATAAAGGTGTAAAGATACATTCTGTGAGTGATAATGGTGGGAGACCATTTAATCAGAACTCTGAgtttgctgcacatcagagaatctacactagagagaaaccttatgattgtaaacaatgtggaaaagcttttacGGAGAAGGGATCTCTTGCTgcacaccagagaattcacactggagagaaaccttatgaatgtaaacattgTGGAAAGTTTTTCAGACAGAGGGGCtctcttactgtacatcagagaatccacactggagagaaaccctatgaatgtaaacactgtcgAAAGGCTTTTACATGGAAGGACTCTCTGGTTgcacatcagagcatccacactggagagaaactttatgaatgtaaaaactgtggaaaggcttttacacgtAGGGCATCTCTTGCTAAGCATCAGAACATCCACAAtgaagagaaaccttatgaatgtaaacagtgtgggaAGGCTTTCAAAGAGAAGGGatctcttgctgcacatcagagaattcacactggagagaaaccttatgaatgtaaacattgTGGAAAGTTTTTCACACAGAGGAGCtctcttgctaaacatcagagaatccacactggagagaaaccttatgaatgtaaacagtgtggaaaagcttttaCATTGAAGTACTCTCTGTTTgcacatcagagcatccacactggagagaaactttatgattgcaaacagtgtggaaaggcttttacatgtAGGGCATCTCTTGCTAAGCATCAGAGCATCCACATTGggaagaaaccttatgaatgtaaacaatgtggaaaggctttcaaagaCAGGTGtcatcttgctgcacatcagcgaattcatactggagagaaaccttatgaatgtaaacagtgtggaaaggctttcaaagaGAGGGGCCatcttgctacacatcagagaatccacactggagagaaaccatatgaatgtaaacactgtggaatgGCTTTTCTATGGATGGACTCTCTGGTTgcacatcagagcatccacactggagagaaaccatatgaatgtaaacagtgtggaaaggcttttacacgaAGGGGATCTCTTGCTAAGCATCAGAgcatccatactggagagaaaccttatgaatgtaaacagtgtggaaaggctttcacgtTGAGGAGCAATCTTGCCAGACaccagaaaatccacactggagagaaaccttataaatgtaaacaatgtggaaaggtttTTACATGGAAGGAGTCTTTTTCCAGACATCAGACAATCCACACTGAGGAGAAACTTTATTGTAGGGGATAA
- the LOC103101350 gene encoding zinc finger protein 260-like isoform X2 codes for MDPGTPRPPFQGSITFKDVAVDFTQEEWYLLDHSQKELYLEVMLENVQNLLSVDFEVKEVSAKLSHFVEGTGPQRCMNEVAHDFIFSEICNATIKEIKNPKTDYEFDETATKFSQYTVLNQYIKFTLGNDCCHDSKHRKCFPEEVGLVQSPEKPEMPMYQGNVGGMAFGWSSDLIRHAKNKGVKIHSVSDNGGRPFNQNSEFAAHQRIYTREKPYDCKQCGKAFTEKGSLAAHQRIHTGEKPYECKHCGKFFRQRGSLTVHQRIHTGEKPYECKHCRKAFTWKDSLVAHQSIHTGEKLYECKNCGKAFTRRASLAKHQNIHNEEKPYECKQCGKAFKEKGSLAAHQRIHTGEKPYECKHCGKFFTQRSSLAKHQRIHTGEKPYECKQCGKAFTLKYSLFAHQSIHTGEKLYDCKQCGKAFTCRASLAKHQSIHIGKKPYECKQCGKAFKDRCHLAAHQRIHTGEKPYECKQCGKAFKERGHLATHQRIHTGEKPYECKHCGMAFLWMDSLVAHQSIHTGEKPYECKQCGKAFTRRGSLAKHQSIHTGEKPYECKQCGKAFTLRSNLARHQKIHTGEKPYKCKQCGKVFTWKESFSRHQTIHTEEKLYCRG; via the coding sequence ATTTTGAAGTGAAAGAGGTGTCTGCAAAGCTGAGCCATTTTGTGGAAGGAACTGGCCCCCAAAGATGCATGAATGAGGTTGCCCATGACTTCATTTTTAGCGAAATCTGTAATGCTactattaaagaaattaaaaatccaaagACTGACTATGAATTTGATGAAACTGCCACAAAATTCAGCCAATATACAGTCCTCAATCAGTATATTAAATTTACCTTAGGAAATGACTGTTGTCATGATAGTAAACATAGGAAATGCTTTCCTGAAGAAGTAGGACTTGTTCAGTCACCTGAGAAACCTGAAATGCCCATGTATCAAGGTAACGTAGGAGGAATGGCTTTTGGCTGGAGTTCAGACCTCATTAGACATGCAAAAAATAAAGGTGTAAAGATACATTCTGTGAGTGATAATGGTGGGAGACCATTTAATCAGAACTCTGAgtttgctgcacatcagagaatctacactagagagaaaccttatgattgtaaacaatgtggaaaagcttttacGGAGAAGGGATCTCTTGCTgcacaccagagaattcacactggagagaaaccttatgaatgtaaacattgTGGAAAGTTTTTCAGACAGAGGGGCtctcttactgtacatcagagaatccacactggagagaaaccctatgaatgtaaacactgtcgAAAGGCTTTTACATGGAAGGACTCTCTGGTTgcacatcagagcatccacactggagagaaactttatgaatgtaaaaactgtggaaaggcttttacacgtAGGGCATCTCTTGCTAAGCATCAGAACATCCACAAtgaagagaaaccttatgaatgtaaacagtgtgggaAGGCTTTCAAAGAGAAGGGatctcttgctgcacatcagagaattcacactggagagaaaccttatgaatgtaaacattgTGGAAAGTTTTTCACACAGAGGAGCtctcttgctaaacatcagagaatccacactggagagaaaccttatgaatgtaaacagtgtggaaaagcttttaCATTGAAGTACTCTCTGTTTgcacatcagagcatccacactggagagaaactttatgattgcaaacagtgtggaaaggcttttacatgtAGGGCATCTCTTGCTAAGCATCAGAGCATCCACATTGggaagaaaccttatgaatgtaaacaatgtggaaaggctttcaaagaCAGGTGtcatcttgctgcacatcagcgaattcatactggagagaaaccttatgaatgtaaacagtgtggaaaggctttcaaagaGAGGGGCCatcttgctacacatcagagaatccacactggagagaaaccatatgaatgtaaacactgtggaatgGCTTTTCTATGGATGGACTCTCTGGTTgcacatcagagcatccacactggagagaaaccatatgaatgtaaacagtgtggaaaggcttttacacgaAGGGGATCTCTTGCTAAGCATCAGAgcatccatactggagagaaaccttatgaatgtaaacagtgtggaaaggctttcacgtTGAGGAGCAATCTTGCCAGACaccagaaaatccacactggagagaaaccttataaatgtaaacaatgtggaaaggtttTTACATGGAAGGAGTCTTTTTCCAGACATCAGACAATCCACACTGAGGAGAAACTTTATTGTAGGGGATAA